In the Acuticoccus sediminis genome, one interval contains:
- a CDS encoding alkaline phosphatase D family protein codes for MAAPPATPTRRSVLVRTTLSSLALASGALAMPALVRGAGARPALPCGVQSGDVDAGSGVAWTRADRPSLVEFEWATTASFADAVRLPAVAALPETDFAVKCLLTGLPADQEIVWRAVARDLSDVNAVSEPVTGRFRTAPASRRSVKFVWSGDTVGQGWGIDEARGGMLTYAAMAARAPDFFIHSGDTVYADGPLRETVALADGTVWRNLVTPAKAKVAETLDEFRGQWTYNLLDANLRAFNAAVPTFFQWDDHEVVDNWSPGKDLSADGRYTETSVARLSARARRAFHEMTPIRRTPGAPGRIYRVIRHGPLLDVFFLDLRSYRGPNGPSLETAPTPEARILGAAQLAWLKRALAASTATWKVIACDMPIGLVVWDDWRAKAGVEAVANGEDGAPKGRELEFAGLLSFIRRGGIDNVVWLTADVHYTAAHHYSPDRAAFQDFEPFWEFVSGPIHAGTFGPNALDMTFGPEARFVKAPGPDQGVNLPPSMGLQFFGEVEIEGATGVMTVRLLDSASTVLHAETLEPARRG; via the coding sequence ATGGCCGCTCCGCCCGCCACACCGACCCGCCGCAGCGTCCTGGTGCGGACGACGCTGTCGAGCCTGGCGCTCGCCTCCGGCGCGCTGGCGATGCCGGCCCTCGTGCGCGGCGCCGGCGCCCGCCCGGCGCTCCCTTGCGGCGTCCAGTCCGGCGACGTCGACGCCGGGTCGGGGGTGGCCTGGACACGCGCGGACCGGCCCTCCCTGGTCGAGTTCGAGTGGGCCACCACCGCGAGCTTCGCGGACGCCGTCCGGCTCCCGGCCGTCGCCGCGCTGCCGGAGACGGACTTCGCCGTGAAGTGCCTCCTCACGGGCCTGCCGGCGGACCAGGAGATCGTCTGGCGCGCCGTCGCCCGGGACCTGTCGGACGTCAACGCCGTCTCCGAGCCGGTCACCGGGCGGTTCCGCACCGCGCCCGCCTCGCGCCGGTCGGTGAAGTTCGTCTGGTCGGGCGACACCGTGGGCCAGGGCTGGGGCATCGACGAGGCCCGCGGCGGCATGCTGACCTACGCCGCGATGGCGGCCCGCGCGCCGGACTTCTTCATCCACTCCGGCGACACGGTCTACGCCGACGGCCCGTTGCGGGAGACCGTGGCGCTGGCCGACGGGACGGTCTGGCGCAACCTCGTCACGCCGGCGAAGGCGAAGGTCGCCGAGACGCTGGACGAGTTCCGCGGCCAGTGGACCTACAACCTGCTCGACGCCAACCTGCGCGCCTTCAACGCGGCGGTGCCGACCTTCTTCCAGTGGGACGACCACGAGGTCGTCGACAACTGGTCGCCGGGCAAGGACCTGTCGGCGGACGGGCGCTACACGGAGACGTCCGTCGCCCGGCTGTCGGCGCGGGCGCGGCGCGCCTTCCACGAGATGACGCCGATCCGCCGCACGCCGGGAGCGCCGGGGCGGATCTACCGCGTGATCCGCCACGGCCCGCTCCTCGACGTCTTCTTCCTCGACCTGCGCAGCTATCGCGGTCCGAACGGGCCGTCGCTGGAGACCGCGCCGACGCCGGAGGCGCGCATCCTCGGCGCGGCGCAGCTCGCGTGGCTGAAGCGGGCGCTGGCGGCCTCCACCGCCACCTGGAAGGTGATCGCGTGCGACATGCCGATCGGCCTCGTGGTGTGGGACGACTGGCGGGCGAAGGCGGGGGTCGAGGCGGTCGCGAACGGCGAGGACGGGGCGCCGAAGGGGCGCGAGCTGGAGTTCGCCGGGCTCCTGTCGTTCATCCGGCGGGGCGGGATCGACAACGTGGTGTGGCTGACGGCGGACGTGCACTACACGGCCGCGCACCACTATTCGCCCGACCGCGCCGCCTTCCAGGACTTCGAGCCGTTCTGGGAGTTCGTCTCCGGGCCGATCCACGCCGGCACCTTCGGCCCCAACGCGCTCGACATGACGTTCGGCCCGGAGGCGAGGTTCGTGAAGGCCCCCGGCCCGGACCAGGGGGTGAACCTGCCGCCCTCGATGGGCCTCCAGTTCTTCGGCGAGGTGGAGATCGAGGGGGCGACGGGCGTCATGACGGTGCGCCTCCTCGACAGCGCCTCGACGGTCCTCCACGCCGAGACGCTGGAGCCCGCGCGCCGCGGCTGA
- a CDS encoding branched-chain amino acid ABC transporter permease, translating into MLTGTAKETYAADEALLTTRPHKLWMAAFMALLAVAPFLLNDYWLYLLCLATIYVASATGLNILTGYTGLVSLGHAAFMAVGAYTVAFLERETGLPFLLNILLGGLLAAALGAVVGLPSLRVKGLYLAIATIAFSFILHFVFVHFEGVTGGNRGINVAPATIFGHELSTYFDLYYVIMPVTVLLVLGAANLFRTRIGRAFIAIRDRDISAEVLGIPLLRYKLMSFAVAAFYAGVAGGLWAYFFRLVTPETFPLLTSIFLLAAIIVGGMGTILGGIIGAVFMTLTPEALRVVVDILSLFVDNAAGVLSPIRTVVFGGLIILFLVFEPQGLAEIIQRMRRFLQLWPYKR; encoded by the coding sequence ATGCTGACCGGCACCGCGAAGGAGACCTACGCCGCCGACGAGGCGCTGCTGACGACGCGGCCGCACAAGCTCTGGATGGCCGCGTTCATGGCGCTGCTCGCCGTCGCGCCGTTCCTGCTCAACGACTACTGGCTCTACCTCCTGTGCCTCGCCACGATCTACGTGGCCTCGGCGACGGGCCTCAACATCCTCACCGGCTACACCGGCCTCGTCAGCCTCGGCCACGCCGCGTTCATGGCCGTCGGCGCCTACACGGTCGCCTTCCTGGAGCGGGAGACGGGACTGCCGTTCCTCCTCAACATCCTCCTGGGCGGGCTTCTGGCGGCGGCGCTGGGGGCCGTGGTGGGGCTGCCGTCGCTCCGGGTGAAGGGGCTCTACCTCGCCATCGCGACGATCGCCTTCTCGTTCATCCTCCACTTCGTCTTCGTGCACTTCGAGGGGGTGACGGGGGGCAACCGCGGCATCAACGTCGCCCCGGCGACGATCTTCGGGCACGAGCTCTCCACCTACTTCGACCTCTACTACGTGATCATGCCGGTCACGGTGCTGCTCGTCCTGGGGGCGGCGAACCTCTTCCGCACCCGCATCGGGCGGGCCTTCATCGCGATCCGCGACCGGGACATCTCGGCCGAGGTGCTGGGCATCCCGCTGCTGCGCTACAAGCTGATGAGCTTCGCCGTCGCCGCCTTCTACGCCGGCGTCGCGGGCGGGCTGTGGGCCTACTTCTTCCGCCTCGTCACGCCCGAGACGTTCCCGCTGCTGACCTCGATCTTCCTGCTCGCGGCGATCATCGTCGGCGGCATGGGGACGATCCTGGGCGGCATCATCGGCGCCGTCTTCATGACGCTGACGCCCGAGGCGCTGCGCGTCGTCGTCGATATCCTGTCGCTCTTCGTCGACAACGCGGCGGGCGTGCTGTCGCCGATCCGCACCGTCGTCTTCGGCGGCCTCATCATTCTCTTCCTGGTGTTCGAGCCTCAGGGGCTCGCCGAGATCATCCAGCGCATGCGCCGTTTCCTGCAGCTCTGGCCATACAAGCGATAA
- a CDS encoding AMP-dependent synthetase/ligase has translation MTPPGLTLPQMLLRQAGTHPDRVAIRQKDFGIWAPTTWRGYAERAEAVGAGLAAIGLPPEGHVAVLSENRIEWVLSQLGAAMLRAITVGVYPTSPHPEVGYVLEHSDSQIVVCEDQEQVDKVLEERHRLPALKRIVVVETKGMRAYPADLVIAFDALEEMGRAHLAADPAMLRAGLERQSLDDVALMIYTSGSTGRPKGAMLTYRNLRAQAIAATGVLGLTAADTHLSYLPLCHVAEQIVTTMAPIYVGSQVNFGESLRTVQEDLRELAPTIFLGVPRIWEKLHAAIHIRMVEAGGIRKRLYDAALAACASFATVPRERRTAGQRLTAALWYVLVFRGLLQSIGLSRARIAMTGAAPISPRIVAYFRTIGVPLVEVYGATETSGIVLGQRRGTLLAGSVGVPIENAAVRLGEDGEILVKGEVVFAGYYRNEAATAAAVRDGWLHTGDVARVEDGQYLIVDRLKDIMITAGGKNLAPSEIENAMKASPYIKECVVIGEKRRFVAALIQLDFDTVAQWAEEQRLAYTTFRSLAEMPAVRDLIAAEVDAANAAMAPVARVRRFHLLAKELDHDDNEVTATMKVRRANITEKYAEEIERLYRAA, from the coding sequence ATGACCCCGCCCGGGCTGACCCTCCCGCAGATGCTGCTGCGGCAGGCCGGGACGCACCCCGACCGCGTCGCCATCCGCCAGAAGGACTTCGGCATCTGGGCGCCGACCACCTGGCGCGGCTACGCCGAGCGCGCCGAGGCGGTCGGCGCCGGGCTCGCCGCCATCGGCCTCCCGCCGGAAGGACACGTCGCCGTCCTCTCCGAGAACCGCATCGAGTGGGTGCTCTCCCAGCTCGGCGCCGCCATGCTGCGGGCGATCACCGTCGGCGTCTATCCGACCAGCCCCCACCCGGAGGTCGGCTACGTCCTGGAGCACTCCGACAGCCAGATCGTCGTCTGCGAGGACCAGGAGCAGGTCGACAAGGTGCTCGAGGAGCGCCACCGCCTGCCGGCGCTGAAGCGCATCGTGGTGGTCGAGACCAAGGGGATGCGCGCCTACCCGGCCGACCTCGTGATCGCCTTCGACGCGCTCGAGGAGATGGGGCGGGCCCACCTCGCCGCCGACCCCGCCATGCTCCGGGCCGGGCTGGAGCGGCAGAGCCTCGATGACGTCGCCCTGATGATCTACACCTCCGGCTCCACCGGACGGCCCAAGGGCGCGATGCTCACCTATCGCAACCTGCGCGCCCAGGCGATCGCGGCGACCGGCGTGCTGGGGCTGACCGCCGCCGACACGCACCTCTCCTACCTGCCGCTCTGCCACGTCGCCGAGCAGATCGTCACCACCATGGCGCCCATCTACGTCGGCTCGCAGGTGAACTTCGGCGAATCCCTGCGCACCGTGCAGGAGGACCTGCGCGAGCTCGCCCCCACCATCTTCCTCGGCGTGCCGCGCATCTGGGAGAAGCTGCACGCCGCGATCCACATCCGCATGGTCGAGGCCGGCGGGATCCGCAAGCGCCTCTACGACGCCGCGCTCGCCGCCTGCGCCTCCTTCGCGACCGTCCCGCGCGAACGGCGGACGGCCGGCCAGAGGCTCACCGCCGCGCTCTGGTACGTCCTCGTCTTCCGCGGCCTGCTGCAGTCGATCGGCCTCTCGCGCGCCCGCATCGCCATGACCGGCGCGGCCCCCATCTCGCCGCGCATCGTCGCCTACTTCCGCACCATCGGCGTGCCGCTCGTCGAGGTCTACGGCGCCACCGAGACCTCCGGCATCGTCCTCGGCCAGCGGCGCGGGACGCTCCTCGCCGGCTCCGTCGGCGTGCCGATCGAGAACGCCGCGGTGCGCCTCGGCGAGGACGGCGAGATCCTCGTGAAGGGCGAGGTCGTCTTCGCCGGATACTACAGGAACGAGGCCGCGACGGCCGCCGCCGTCCGCGACGGCTGGCTCCACACCGGCGACGTCGCCCGCGTCGAGGATGGCCAGTACCTCATCGTCGACCGCCTCAAGGACATCATGATCACCGCCGGCGGCAAGAACCTCGCCCCGTCCGAGATCGAGAACGCCATGAAGGCGAGCCCCTACATCAAGGAATGCGTCGTCATCGGCGAGAAGCGCAGGTTCGTCGCCGCCCTCATCCAGCTCGACTTCGACACCGTCGCCCAGTGGGCCGAGGAGCAGCGCCTCGCCTACACCACCTTCCGGAGCCTTGCCGAGATGCCGGCCGTGCGCGACCTCATCGCCGCCGAGGTGGACGCGGCCAACGCCGCGATGGCCCCCGTCGCCCGGGTGCGCCGCTTCCACCTCCTCGCCAAGGAGCTCGACCACGACGACAACGAGGTGACCGCCACCATGAAGGTCCGCCGCGCCAACATCACCGAGAAGTACGCCGAGGAGATCGAGCGGCTGTACCGGGCCGCCTGA
- a CDS encoding ABC transporter ATP-binding protein, producing MLAPTPAEAPILSVENIEVVYNDTIQVLRGLSLHVPRGQVVALLGSNGAGKSTTLKAISGLLGLENGAVTAGRILFDGAPTGAEAPHALVRRGLFHVMEGRRVFEDLTVEENLTAATFALSGRGVKAASFDLVYEYFPRLHERRRGRAGYLSGGEQQMLAIGRALVASPKLILLDEPSLGLSPILVEEIFAIIARINRQMGVSMVLVEQNAAVAFAIAHTGYIMETGKVQIDGPVERLARDEDVREFYLGTGGGEGRRSYRDVKHYKRRKRWLS from the coding sequence GTGCTGGCCCCGACGCCGGCCGAGGCGCCGATCCTGTCGGTCGAGAACATCGAGGTCGTCTACAACGACACGATCCAGGTCCTGCGCGGCCTCTCGCTCCACGTGCCGCGGGGACAGGTGGTGGCGCTGCTCGGCTCCAACGGCGCCGGCAAGTCGACGACGCTGAAGGCGATCTCCGGGCTCCTGGGGCTCGAGAACGGGGCGGTGACGGCCGGGCGCATCCTCTTCGACGGGGCGCCGACCGGCGCGGAGGCCCCGCACGCCCTGGTGCGCCGCGGCCTCTTCCACGTGATGGAGGGGCGGCGCGTCTTCGAGGACCTCACCGTGGAGGAGAACCTCACCGCGGCGACCTTCGCCCTGTCGGGGCGCGGCGTGAAGGCGGCCTCGTTCGACCTCGTCTACGAGTATTTCCCGCGGCTTCACGAGCGGCGGCGCGGACGGGCGGGATACCTCTCCGGCGGCGAGCAGCAGATGCTGGCGATCGGGCGCGCGCTCGTCGCCAGCCCCAAGCTGATCCTCCTCGACGAGCCGTCGCTGGGGCTCTCGCCGATCCTGGTGGAGGAGATCTTCGCCATCATCGCCCGGATCAACCGGCAGATGGGCGTCTCCATGGTGCTGGTGGAGCAGAACGCGGCCGTCGCCTTCGCGATCGCCCACACCGGCTACATCATGGAGACGGGCAAGGTGCAGATCGACGGGCCGGTCGAGCGGCTCGCCCGGGACGAGGACGTGCGCGAGTTCTACCTCGGCACCGGCGGCGGCGAGGGCCGCAGGAGCTACCGCGACGTGAAGCACTACAAGCGGCGCAAGCGGTGGCTGTCGTGA
- a CDS encoding ABC transporter substrate-binding protein, producing MNRMIGAILGTALFALPAAAQDEIVYGGSLPLTGVFAFAGEEGVKGIADYIDIVNEQGGIAGRKVRFEYEDTGYQVNQSIAVFNKLTSQYPVSLYYGDSTAFAKTIAPELERMKTMIVGGASFASEINDPVKFPYQYMAGPDYGEMVGILMEYIARETPGAKVVLVNSDTEFGRDPIAASRAAAERLGLNIVEEIVTAPGSVDVSTEVLKLRRARPDYTIFHGYVLSPLPEFMSQARELGLETKFMGTFWSMDASIWRSVGAPADGFMGVMPYRYYDDEAENAPMLEEIRKRRPEYQASYYTQGFLSAMLALEATRRVLEKGEALNGDTLKAALNTIEDFDTGGIIGVPISVPGNSVPVGRIYRFDAASSHMEPVSDWITLEPKTGTRD from the coding sequence ATGAACCGCATGATCGGAGCCATTCTCGGCACCGCGCTCTTCGCCCTGCCGGCGGCGGCGCAGGACGAGATCGTCTACGGCGGCTCGCTGCCGCTGACCGGCGTCTTCGCCTTCGCCGGCGAGGAAGGCGTGAAGGGCATCGCCGACTACATCGACATCGTCAACGAGCAGGGCGGCATCGCCGGACGCAAGGTGCGCTTCGAGTACGAGGACACCGGCTACCAGGTGAACCAGTCCATCGCCGTCTTCAACAAGCTGACCAGCCAGTACCCGGTCTCGCTCTACTACGGCGACTCCACCGCCTTCGCGAAGACGATCGCGCCGGAGCTCGAGCGCATGAAGACGATGATCGTCGGCGGCGCCTCCTTCGCCTCGGAGATCAACGACCCGGTCAAGTTCCCGTACCAGTACATGGCCGGGCCCGACTACGGCGAGATGGTCGGGATCCTGATGGAGTACATCGCCAGGGAGACGCCGGGCGCCAAGGTCGTGCTCGTCAACTCCGACACCGAGTTCGGGCGCGACCCGATCGCGGCCTCGCGCGCCGCAGCCGAGCGGCTGGGGCTGAACATCGTCGAGGAGATCGTCACCGCCCCGGGCTCGGTCGACGTCTCCACCGAGGTGCTGAAGCTGCGCCGGGCGCGGCCGGACTACACGATCTTCCACGGCTACGTCCTGTCGCCGCTGCCGGAGTTCATGTCCCAGGCCCGCGAACTGGGCCTCGAGACCAAGTTCATGGGGACCTTCTGGTCGATGGACGCCTCGATCTGGCGCTCGGTCGGCGCGCCGGCGGACGGCTTCATGGGCGTGATGCCCTACCGCTACTACGACGACGAGGCCGAGAACGCGCCCATGCTCGAGGAGATCCGCAAGCGCCGGCCGGAATACCAGGCGTCCTACTACACGCAGGGCTTCCTCTCCGCGATGCTCGCCCTCGAGGCCACCAGGCGCGTCCTGGAGAAGGGCGAGGCGCTGAACGGCGACACCCTCAAGGCCGCCCTCAACACCATCGAGGACTTCGACACCGGCGGCATCATCGGCGTGCCGATCTCCGTGCCGGGCAACTCGGTCCCGGTCGGGCGGATCTACCGGTTCGACGCCGCCAGCAGCCACATGGAGCCGGTGAGCGACTGGATCACGCTCGAGCCGAAGACCGGCACCAGGGACTGA
- a CDS encoding tripartite tricarboxylate transporter TctB family protein — protein MTDPEHDIAEGAPHGPRPVQPGERWFLLALTVFSALALWQSYGISGFTSASGPGVFPMLAAATMLATALGLTLARLARAGAGPRGLAGLAWIVPPRTGLFLVFVLGFVLLVPRLGFMVAAGLFLFASIAVNWRRGVPASAAVTAVVLLLVWLVFRVAFQVVLPSGTLWTSVF, from the coding sequence ATGACCGATCCCGAACACGACATCGCCGAAGGCGCCCCGCACGGGCCCCGTCCCGTGCAGCCGGGGGAGCGCTGGTTCCTGCTGGCGCTCACCGTCTTCTCGGCGCTGGCGCTCTGGCAGTCCTACGGGATCTCCGGCTTCACCTCGGCCTCGGGGCCGGGTGTCTTCCCGATGCTCGCCGCGGCGACGATGCTGGCGACGGCGCTCGGCCTCACGCTGGCGCGCCTCGCCAGGGCCGGCGCCGGTCCGCGCGGGCTGGCGGGCCTCGCCTGGATCGTGCCGCCGCGGACCGGGCTCTTCCTCGTCTTCGTGCTCGGCTTCGTGCTGCTGGTCCCGCGGCTCGGCTTCATGGTGGCGGCGGGTCTCTTCCTGTTCGCGTCGATCGCGGTGAACTGGCGCCGCGGCGTGCCGGCGTCGGCGGCCGTCACGGCGGTGGTGCTCCTCCTCGTGTGGCTGGTCTTCCGTGTCGCGTTCCAGGTGGTGCTCCCGTCCGGGACGCTCTGGACGTCCGTGTTCTGA
- the rfbD gene encoding dTDP-4-dehydrorhamnose reductase: MKVLVIGHSGQVARALVERADGDTVTALGRPEIDLAAPDTLARAFDAATPDVVVNAAAYTAVDAAESDEDAARALNATGPGRLAERCAADGVPLIHISTDYVFDGTLDRPYREDDPIAPQSAYGRTKAEGEAAVRAAGGRTLVARTAWVYSPFGKNFVKTMLRVGAERDTLTVVADQHGNPTSALDIADALLALARQSAAWPDGGEIVHVAGRGDTTWCDFARAIVASLPEPPTVKAITTADYPTPATRPANSRLDGTRLAERYGIAMPHWTQSLDVVLARLAGSPEG; this comes from the coding sequence ATGAAGGTTCTCGTCATCGGCCATTCCGGGCAGGTCGCACGCGCGCTGGTGGAGCGGGCCGACGGGGACACGGTGACGGCCCTCGGCCGCCCCGAGATCGACCTCGCGGCGCCCGACACCCTCGCCCGCGCGTTCGACGCGGCGACGCCCGACGTCGTCGTCAACGCCGCCGCCTACACCGCCGTCGACGCCGCCGAGAGCGACGAGGACGCCGCCCGCGCCCTCAACGCGACCGGTCCGGGCCGCCTCGCCGAGCGCTGCGCGGCCGACGGCGTGCCGCTCATCCACATCTCCACCGACTACGTGTTCGACGGGACGCTCGACCGGCCCTACCGCGAGGACGACCCCATCGCGCCGCAGAGCGCCTACGGGCGCACCAAGGCGGAGGGCGAGGCCGCCGTGCGCGCCGCCGGCGGCAGGACCCTCGTCGCCCGCACCGCCTGGGTCTACTCCCCGTTCGGCAAGAACTTCGTGAAGACCATGCTGCGCGTGGGCGCCGAGCGGGACACCCTGACGGTCGTCGCCGACCAGCACGGCAACCCGACGAGCGCCCTCGACATCGCCGACGCCCTCCTCGCCCTCGCCCGCCAGAGCGCGGCCTGGCCGGACGGCGGCGAGATCGTCCACGTCGCCGGCCGCGGCGACACCACCTGGTGCGACTTCGCCCGCGCGATCGTCGCCAGCCTCCCCGAGCCGCCGACGGTGAAGGCGATCACCACCGCCGACTACCCGACCCCGGCGACGCGCCCGGCCAACTCCCGCCTCGACGGCACGCGCCTCGCCGAGCGCTACGGCATCGCCATGCCGCACTGGACGCAGTCGCTCGACGTCGTCCTCGCCCGCCTCGCCGGGTCCCCGGAAGGCTGA
- a CDS encoding tripartite tricarboxylate transporter substrate binding protein produces the protein MIKFTGAKALIVALGLAGAMSVPAAIPAMAQGFPERELLGVVMWGAGGATDTVARAVNPAAEAALGKPIVVLNKSGGAGAISTAYVNAAPADGYTFLYGAENPQLHPVMGVSPLDYSQFVPINILGRGVAVIVVPAGSGYDTMEALLQDIAARPGEVKMGSTGPGGLPSTVGALIANATDFEVTAIPFDGEGPGLTAMLGGEVDFMPSGISAAAEQIKAGNMKALAVVNTEPVGQLPDVPAITDALPDMAAYLPWGPFYGVFVKKGTPDDVVATLTEAFAKAAGDASFQELMANRGNVVMSISGDEARSFLDQWQRVTAYALKDTGAAKVDPESLGIQRP, from the coding sequence ATGATCAAGTTCACGGGCGCGAAGGCGCTCATCGTTGCGCTCGGCCTGGCGGGGGCGATGTCCGTCCCGGCGGCCATTCCGGCGATGGCCCAGGGGTTCCCCGAGCGCGAGCTCCTGGGCGTCGTGATGTGGGGCGCGGGCGGGGCGACCGACACCGTCGCCCGGGCGGTGAACCCGGCGGCGGAGGCCGCGCTCGGCAAGCCCATCGTGGTGCTCAACAAGTCGGGCGGGGCAGGGGCCATCTCGACCGCCTACGTCAACGCCGCCCCGGCGGACGGCTACACCTTCCTCTACGGCGCGGAGAACCCGCAGCTCCACCCGGTGATGGGGGTCTCGCCGCTCGACTATTCGCAGTTCGTGCCGATCAACATCCTCGGCCGCGGCGTCGCGGTGATCGTGGTCCCGGCCGGCTCCGGGTACGACACCATGGAGGCGCTGCTGCAGGACATCGCGGCGCGTCCGGGCGAGGTGAAGATGGGCTCGACCGGCCCCGGCGGCCTGCCGTCGACCGTCGGCGCCCTGATCGCCAACGCGACCGACTTCGAGGTCACCGCGATCCCGTTCGACGGCGAGGGGCCGGGCCTCACCGCGATGCTGGGCGGCGAGGTGGACTTCATGCCGTCGGGCATCTCCGCCGCGGCCGAGCAGATCAAGGCCGGCAACATGAAGGCGCTCGCGGTCGTCAACACCGAGCCGGTCGGCCAGCTCCCGGACGTGCCGGCGATCACCGACGCGCTGCCGGACATGGCGGCCTACCTGCCGTGGGGGCCGTTCTACGGCGTGTTCGTGAAGAAGGGGACGCCGGACGACGTCGTCGCGACCCTCACCGAGGCGTTCGCCAAGGCCGCCGGGGACGCCTCGTTCCAGGAGCTGATGGCGAACCGCGGCAACGTGGTGATGTCGATCTCTGGCGACGAGGCGCGCAGCTTCCTCGACCAGTGGCAGCGCGTCACCGCGTACGCCCTGAAGGACACGGGCGCGGCGAAGGTCGACCCGGAGTCGCTCGGCATCCAGCGCCCCTAA
- a CDS encoding tripartite tricarboxylate transporter permease, with product MDVLLQILGPILDPWTLALVAAGTFAGIYVGAIPGLSVTMATSILISFTHAWDVNEALALIAGVYVGGVYGGSRTAILLNIPGAPSAVATALDGYPLAQRGEAGAAIGLTTVMSVIGGMIGVAALALFAPPISQFAILFQSRDYLLLGLIGILLVGSLSGDFTRGAFAGALGVLIGMVGLDPMTAQGRFTFGTIHLMGGIHYVVAMIGFFGVAEALMQLRDINLPAVKQNVSRIVPAWRDVRRYLGLAIRSSGIGTLIGALPGTGGDIAALLAYDQAKRTVKNPEVPFGQGAKEGLVAPESANNAAVGGAFIPMLTLGIPGDAVTAVIIGALFIHGLKPGPLLITETPDLFRFIVGALVLANAFLLVFGLTGVRVFAKVIECPKAVLVPLIVVLSAVGAYAIQNNPVDIVWMLGFGVLGYAMKLYGFPVAPVILGVILGPMMDANYRRAMIGARGDPLVFLWDFVSHPISLGLSVAFVAMLALQLRGPRKAA from the coding sequence ATGGACGTTCTGCTGCAAATCCTGGGTCCGATCCTCGATCCGTGGACGCTCGCGCTGGTCGCGGCGGGGACCTTCGCGGGCATCTACGTCGGTGCCATCCCCGGCCTCTCGGTGACGATGGCGACGTCGATCCTCATCTCCTTCACCCACGCGTGGGACGTGAACGAGGCGCTCGCCCTGATCGCCGGCGTCTACGTCGGCGGCGTCTACGGCGGCTCGCGCACGGCGATCCTCCTCAACATCCCCGGCGCGCCGTCGGCCGTCGCGACCGCGCTCGACGGCTATCCGCTCGCCCAGCGCGGCGAGGCGGGGGCCGCCATCGGCCTCACCACGGTGATGAGCGTCATCGGCGGCATGATCGGCGTCGCGGCGCTCGCCCTCTTCGCGCCGCCGATCAGCCAGTTCGCGATCCTCTTCCAGTCGCGCGACTACCTGCTGCTGGGGCTGATCGGCATCCTGCTCGTCGGCTCCCTGTCGGGCGACTTCACCCGGGGCGCCTTCGCGGGGGCGCTGGGGGTGCTCATCGGCATGGTCGGCCTCGACCCGATGACCGCGCAGGGCCGCTTCACCTTCGGCACCATCCACCTGATGGGCGGCATCCACTACGTGGTGGCGATGATCGGCTTCTTCGGCGTCGCCGAGGCGCTGATGCAGCTGCGCGACATCAACCTGCCGGCGGTGAAGCAGAACGTGTCGAGGATCGTCCCCGCATGGCGCGACGTGCGGCGCTATCTGGGGCTCGCGATCCGCTCCTCGGGCATCGGCACGCTGATCGGCGCGCTGCCGGGGACGGGCGGGGACATCGCCGCGCTGCTCGCCTACGACCAGGCCAAGCGCACCGTGAAGAACCCGGAGGTGCCGTTCGGCCAGGGGGCGAAGGAGGGCCTGGTGGCGCCCGAATCGGCCAACAACGCGGCCGTCGGCGGCGCCTTCATCCCGATGCTGACGCTCGGCATCCCGGGCGACGCGGTGACCGCGGTGATCATCGGCGCGCTCTTCATCCACGGCCTGAAGCCGGGGCCGCTCCTCATCACCGAGACGCCCGACCTCTTCCGCTTCATCGTCGGCGCGCTGGTGCTCGCGAACGCCTTCCTGCTGGTGTTCGGCCTCACCGGGGTGCGCGTCTTCGCCAAGGTGATCGAGTGCCCGAAGGCGGTGCTGGTGCCGCTCATCGTGGTGCTGTCGGCGGTCGGCGCGTACGCGATCCAGAACAACCCGGTCGACATCGTCTGGATGCTGGGCTTCGGCGTCCTCGGCTACGCGATGAAGCTCTACGGCTTCCCCGTGGCGCCGGTGATCCTGGGCGTCATCCTGGGGCCGATGATGGACGCCAACTACCGCCGCGCGATGATCGGCGCGCGGGGGGATCCGCTCGTCTTCCTGTGGGATTTCGTGTCCCACCCGATCTCGCTGGGGCTCTCGGTCGCCTTCGTGGCGATGCTCGCGCTGCAGCTCAGGGGCCCGCGCAAGGCCGCGTAG